CCGAACACTGGTGAATGAAACTTCTGAATGACCGTTCGGAGCATCGTCAAATCCGAATACACGCAGGGCCCTCTCAACCTTAACACCTTCGCAATCCATCGGGACCAGGATCATAGACTGCTGCAGATGTTTTGGCGCGGTCTGGTCGGTCTTGCCCATAAAGATCGCCAACTTGCAGCGAGCGTCGCCTGCTCCGGTCGACCACCATTTGCGGCCGTTCAAAACATATTCATCGCCATCCGCGACTATAGACGACTCGATATTCGTTGCATCCGAGGAAGCTACCGCGGGTTCGGTCATCGCAAAACACGAACGGATCTCACCGGCAAGCAGCGGCTCGAGCCATTGCTTCTTCTGCTCATCGGTGCCGTAAAGATGCAGCACCTCCATATTGCCGGTATCCGGCGCCGAACAATTGAACACCTCAGAGGCCCACAGCACTCTGCCCATAGTTTCAGCAAGCGGAGCATATTCGACGTTCGTGAGTCCCGAAATATCCGGCAGGAAAAGATTCCACAGCCCGGCCGCCTTTGCTTTGGCCTTCAGTTCTTCAATAAGCCCAAGTGGCTGCCATCGATCGCCGGAATCCAACTCGTCGTTATATCGCTGTTCATTCGGATAAATATTCTCTTCCATGAATGCGTTTACGCTTTTTTGCAGTTCGGTCGATCTTGCAGAATAATTGAAGTCCATATTCGCCACAGATTAACACAGGCCGCGGAGTTTCCGCCGTTGAAGTTGGCACGAGATGAAAAAGGACGACGCAACAACCCCAAGGGCAGGAGAAGAGCTGAACGAAAAAGCTCTCAAAGATTTTCTCAGGGCTCGTCTGCCGACGCCGTTCACCGAAATGGAGGTGCTGCAGTTCCCGGCCGGCAGTTCGAATCTGACATATCTGGTCCGGCTCGGTTCAACACAGTATGTCCTCCGCCGGCCGCCATTCGGCAATACCGTGAGGACCGCCCACGATATGAAGCGAGAGTTTGAGGTACTCTCAAAGCTTGCGTTCGTTTATCCACCTGCACCGGAGCCGATCCTTTTCTGTGATGATGAGTCTGTCATCGGAGCGGAGTTCTATTTGATGGAGAAAAGGGACGGTGTTGTGATTCGCGGTCAGGTTCCCGCATTATTTGCTGCGTCGAAAGAGGTTCAGACAAAGCTTTGCCGCAGTTTTATGGATAATCTCGCCCGTCTTCATTCTGTCAACTACACAGCTGCAGGACTAGCCGATCTCGGAAAACCTGAGGGTTATAATCGCCGCCAGGTCGAGGGCTGGACGCAGCGCTATATTGCAGCAAAAACCGAAGAGCACACAGAACTTGAGGCTGCGATGAAGTGGCTTGGCGAAAACGTACCCGTCGAAGCCGGTGCGTCCCTGATCCATAACGACTACAAATTCGACAACATCATGCTCGATCCCGAAGATCTGACGCGGATCATTGCCGTTCTTGATTGGGAAATGGTAACGATCGGCGACCCGCTCATGGATCTCGGAACAACTCTAGGTTATTGGATGTCGCCTAAGTTCGGCGAAGAGTTGATGAATATGCCGTTCAATCCTCGTATATTGATGGAAAACATCTCGCGCCGTGAACTCGTGGAGTTGTACGCCTCGGCTCGAGGGATCGCACAGCCTGATATGCTTTTTTACTATGTATTTGGAACATTCAAGATCGCCGTCATCGCCCAGCAGATATATGCCCGATTCGTTAAGGGAATGACCAAAGATGAACGCTTCGCAAATTTTGATCGGTTCGTCGCCGCACTTGGCCGGATCTCGAATTCTGCACTAGAACGCGGATCGATCTGATCTAAAGTCGCTCTTTCCATTCCTCATCCGGACGAACGGGCTCAGGCTGGTCAGTGGTAAGATTTGCGGGATCAATATCGGCGTAAATGAAATTCTCAGGCGGGACCGGCGTACCGTGAATTCGGCGAAGCATCGCGAGTTGTCCGGCGTGCGTCATTGCATCGGCAAGCGGACCTTGCAGCATCTTCTCCTCGGTCATCATATCGAGAAAGGCGTCGCCGTCTGAGATGTGTTTGGACAAGCGCTCGATGGTTGAATGAAATCGAACAACTTCTTCATCTAACGTAGCTAGCGGCTCGGGCCAAAATGTTCCGCCCGTAAAGAACGTATCGGCATAGCCCACAACGCTTGTCATATGGCATACAAGCTCTTTCGGTGTACGAGTGAGATTCCCTGCTGCGAAATCACCAAAATCTGCTGGAGCGCCGCGAACAGCCTTCTGTGTTCTGTATGCCAAAGCTGCGAGAAAATGGGCCAACATTGCCCGCTTATCGTTCATTGCTCGCTTGTGCGCTCCCGCCAAGTTTGTGGGTTCGAGCCGTCGTCGCGGCGTTGCATTTCGATCGCCCCGGGTGATGGGCAAACCAGTGCACAGAGATTACAGCCAACGCATTCTTCTTCGATGACGCGTGGGTAGCGATCGCCGTTGGATTCGACGAATTCGAACGATTGATGGGCTCCGTCCTCACAGGCAATGTAACAGAGGTTACAGCGGATGCAATGTTCCTCGTTGACGTGGGCCTTGACTACGTAATTGAGATCGAGATCGCCCCAATCGGTCACGCGGTTCACACTCTTGCCGATGATGTCATTGACCGACGCAAAGCCTTTCTCGTCCAAATACGCATTTAGGCCGTCGATCATGTCCTCGACAATTCGGTAGCCGTAATGCATCACGGCGGTGCAGACCTGCACGCTGCCGGCACCGAGCAGCATGAATTCGACGGCGTCACGCCAAGTGTTGATGCCGCCGATGCCGCTGATAGGTATATTGAATTCGGCATCGCGGGCGAGTTCACTGACCATGTTTAGAGCAATAGGTCTTACTGCAGGACCGCAATAACCGCCGTGCGCCGCCATGCCGTTGACGTTGGGATGCGGGATCATCGTGTCCAGATCGACGCCCATTACGGAATTGATGGTGTTGATCAGCGAAACGGCGTCGGCACCGCCTGCTTGAGCGGCACGGCCGGGAGGGACAATGTTCGTCACGTTTGGGGTGAGTTTGACGATGACAGGGATTTCACTGACCTCTTTCACCCATTCCGTGACCATGCAGGTGTATTCCGGAACCTGGCCCATCGCGGCTCCCATTCCCCGCTCGGACATACCATGCGGACAGCCGAAATTCAGCTCAAACCCATCGCAGCCCGTGTCCTGCGTTCGTTTGACGATCTCGTGCCAGGCTTCGCGTTTCGACTCAACCATCAGCGACGCGATGACTGCGTGACCGGGATATTTCCGTTTACACTCGGCCATCTCTTTCAGATTGACCTCGAGCGGGCGGTCCGTTATCAGCTCAATATTGTTCAGACCGATCATCCGCTGGCCGTTGTGATCCAGGCCTGCAAGTCGCGACGAGACATTCACGATCGGCTCGCCCAGCGTTTTCCACACAGCCCCGCCCCAACCCGCATCAAAAGCACGTTCCACCATCGAACCCATGTTCGTCGGCGGAGCACTCGCCAGCCAAAACGGATTCGGCGACCTTATACCTGCGAAATTGATGCTCAGATCAGCCATGGACTAGGGATATGTATACGGAGCCTGCAGGCCAAGCGGTATTCCCAATGCCCAATACCCCAGCAGGAATAGGACCCACGTGATCATGAACGCGATCGAATACGGAAGCATCAGCGACACGAGCGTGCCGATACCGGTGCTCTTGACGTAACGTTGGGCGAAAACGACCACGAGCGGGAAATACGGCATCAGCGGTGTCAGAATATTCGTCGTCGAGTCACCGATGCGGTATGCCGCCTGTGACAGTTCCGGCGAGAGTCCCAGCTGCATCAGCATAGGCACAAAGATCGGTGCGAGCAGAGCCCATTTTGCAGATGCCGAGCCGATCAACAAATTGACCAAGGCCGTGAGCAAGATAATGCCGATGATCGTGACCTGGGCGGGCAATGCAAGCGATTGCAGCACGCCCGCACCTTTCAGTGCGATCAGGGCACCGATATTTGACTGTCCGAAAGCGGCGATAAAAAGGGCGGCAAAGAATGCCAACACGATGTAATAACCCATCGTACTCATCGACTTGCTCATGCCGGTAATGATGTCGCGGTGGCTTTCTACGGTCTTTGCAACATAGCCGTAAACGATGCCCGGCAATATGAACAAAAGAAAGATCAGCGGGACTATCGACTGCATCAGAGGCGCCGCTGACGCGGTCAATTGCGGTGTCACCGGCTCTGCATTTTTCATCAGCGATTCGCCGTATTTCTTGAGATTCTCTTCGCCGATCTTAGGCTTCAATGAGTTGTCGAATGCCGTCTTGCCAAATAGCTCCTGTCCCAGCACGGGTGTTATCTTGGCGGCCACATCTTCAGGCATTCCTTCGGCCTTGACCTTTTCAACGGCGGCCGGTGTCAGCCGATAGCCGGCCGGTGAACGCATCGGCGACGTTTCGGGGAGTGAGACCGCGGCTAGTATGCCTATGCCGATGATCAATGTTGCCATGCCGGCGATAAGGCCTTTCTTCTCTTTCGGGCCGAGTGTCTCCATCTTCGGCATATCTTCGGGATCGCCGTCCACCTCCGTTCCCTTCAGCCGCGGCTCAATGACCTTGTCCGTCAGGAACCAGCCGACAGCCACGATCACAAGACAGGAGGCCGCAGTGAAGTACCAATTGGAAAGGGGATTGACGAGACGCGTAGCATCCAGGATCTGTGCACCGGACTGCGTCAGTCCCGAAAGCAATGGGTCGAGGCTGGACGGTATGAAATTAGCACTGAACCCGCCCGAAACGCCCGCGAAGGCAGCCGCAATACCCGCTAGCGGATGCCGGCCGGCGGTATAGAAAATGACGCCGCCCAAAGGAATAACGAGAACATACCCCGCATCGGCCGCCGTATGGCTGATTATCGCTACAAAGATCAGCATCGGCGTCAACAGCTTAGGTGACGTGACATTGAGCAATGCTTTGAGGGCTGCATTGATAAAACCCGTGTGTTCGGCCACGCCAACACCCAATAAAGCGACCAGCACCACGCCCAATGGATGAAACCCCGTAAACGTCGTGACCATGTTGGACAAGAACGTTGCGATCGCTGCGCCTGTCATTTGGTTGTTGATCACCAATGCCTTGCCCGTCCGCGGATCGATCTCAGTAAAGGTCATCGTCGAAAGGATCGCCGACAGGACCCAAACCGTGAAAAGCAATATGAGGAATAACGCCGCCGGGTCGGGCAGTTTATTGCCGACGCGTTCGATCAGGTTCAACGCTCTGTCAACAAAACCGAGATTCGAAGGTTCCGTTGCGGGTTTATTCTCATTTGCCATAAAAATGGTTCTCTCCTAACTGAAAATGATTTATTGCGGATGCCCGAACATTCTAAGCGAAATCGGGCGTGAAACGAAAAGCAGCGATAAGCGATTTTCTAGCTGCCGGCAAAACGAACTTCCTCGCCTGAAAGCGACCGATGAATTCCCTTCGCAGCGGTCTTGCCCATCTGAGCGGCATCGACGGCCTCGGCACCGCCATTTACACAGTCGCCGCCCGCAAAAACGCCGTCAACGGAAGTTTGCATTGAATCATTGACGACGACACGGCCAACATCATCGACCTCGATGCCGAAGGTCTCAGTAAAGAACGGCGTCATCTTTGTCTGGCCGATGGCTTTGATCACCTGATCGCACTCTATCAGCACCTCGTTGCCATCACGGCGGCGGCAACGCAGACCTGCAGCCTTATCGTCTCCAACTACTTCGATAGGCATCGTCTCCCAATGGAACTCGATGCCGTCCTTTCTCGCGAGTTCCAGTTCGTATTTGTACGCCGGAGCGTCCTTTTCCGTTCGGCGATAGATCAGCATGACACGTTCGGCTCCCAGTCGTTTTGCCTGTGTCGCTGCATCGACGGCAGTATTGCCGGCTCCGATCACCGCAACGGTGTTACCTAGAGGAACAGAGCTCCAATCACGTGTCTTGACCATTCTAATGAACGCAAGTGCATCGATAACGCCATCGAGCTCTTCGCCTGGAACGCCTAACATTCTCGTAGAGCCAAGACCGACCCCAATGAAAACCGCGTCGTGATCGTCGCGAAGTTTTTGAAAGGGCAAGGCTTCCGACCCGACCTCTGCGTTTGTCACGAAACGCACACCTAGCCGCTCGACCAGCCCAACCTCGGCAATTGAAGCGGCTTGCGTCATCTTGTATTCCGCCATGCCGTATGTGTCTAGCCCGCCGGGCTTTTCGCTTTTTTCGTAAACCGTCACTTCATAACCGAGCCGAGAAAGATAGGTCGCACACGACAAGCCGGCCGGGCCTGAGCCGACGATACCGACCGACTTGCCGGTTGGCTCGGCCTTTTCAAAGAGCTGATTACCGTTTTCAATAACGTGCTGCGTCGCATACCGCTGCAAACGGCCGATCTCGATCGGTTTATTTACGAGAGTTTTCTCGACGCACGCACCTTCGCACAGAACATCGACCGGGCAAACTCGTGCACACGTCGCCCCGATAGGATTTGCGTCGAAAATCACACGTGCCGATCCCGTGACATTGCCGCTCGCGATCTTTTTGATGAACGACGGCACGTCGATATGCGTCGGACACGCCTGCGTGCAAGGTGCGTCGTAGCAATACAGACACCGATTCGCCTCGGCGAGAGCCTCAGCCTGCGTCATCAAAGGAGCGATCTCGGCAAAGTTCTGCTCGATCTGCGTGATATCTGGCGGTGTGCAGGAATCTGTCATAAACTGGCCACTGAGATCACCGAGTTCACAGAGATCAAAACAACGATGCCTCAGAGTTCTCTGTGTTCTCTGTGGTGAGATCACTTAATCCGCAACGATCGCACCGTATGCATCCGGCCTGCGGTCGCGGAAAAACTGCCAAGTGTTTCGAACCTCGCGGATCTTGTCCATGTCGAGATCGGCGACGATAAGTTCGTCTTTGTCTCGACTGCCTTCGGCAATGATCTGACCGCGAGGGTCGCAGAAATACGATTGCCCGTAAAACTCGCCGATGTTCCACGGAGCCTCTGTGCCGACGCGATTTATCGCACCGACAAAGTAGCCGTTGGCGACGGCATGTGCGGGCTGTTCAAGCTTCCACAAATACTCCGAAAGCCCGGCGACCGTTGCCGATGGATTAAAGATGACCTCGGCCCCATTGAGGCCCAAACATCGGGCACCTTCCGGGAAATGGCGGTCGTAGCAGATATAAACTCCGATCTTGCCGACCGCCGTTTCGAAAACCGGATAACCTAGATTGCCCGGGCGAAAATAGAATTTCTCCCAAAAGCCGGGAGCGACGTGCGGGATGTGCGTCTTGCGGTATTTGCCGAGATACTTGCCGTCGGCGTCGATGACGGCTGCGGTGTTGTAATAGATCCCGGTCTGCTCTTCCTCGTAGATCGGCACGATCAGCACCATGCCGTGCTGCTTTGCCACGTCCTGCATCAGCTTGACCGTCGGCCCGTCGGGAACTCGCTCGACCGCTTCGTACCAACGTGTCTGCTGTTCGGCACAAAAATACGGCGTCGTGAATATCTCCTGAAAGCACAGCACCTGCACGCCCTGCCGAGCAGCATCCTCAACGAATTTCATCTGGTTGTCGATGTTCGCCTTCTTTATCTCATCGATCGGTGCATTAACATCACCGACATTGTGAGCCTGTATCAGGCCCGCTTTTACAATTCGCGACATAAGTTAATTACGTTTTCTCATCAACAAATAATACAACACAAAAGCAATTCCGAAAGTAACGAACCACGCATAAGTGTAAAGCGTGTCAAAGAAATTAGGATCGGCGATCTGGCCGCCGGGCGTGGTCGCGGCTCGCAGGAAGCCGGGGACGACCGGTGCGATGGCCAGTACCAACGCCGCGATCGCCCGCCAATTGAAACCGCTCGAATAGGTGTAAATGCCGTCGGTTCTATAAAGGTCAGCGAGTTCGATACGGCGTTTTCTGATGAGCCAATAATCGCAGATCAGTATGCCGCCTATCGCTCCCATCAGGCCGGAATAGCCGATCAGCCAAGTAAAGATATACGCTCCCATCGACGACATCAATTGCCAAGGCATCATCACGATGCCGATAACTGCGGTGATCAATCCGCCGGTCACATACGAGATGCGTTTGGGGTTAAGATTCGAGAAATCGTTCGAAGGCGATACGACATTTGCCGCCATGTTCGTTGATATTTGAGCGACAAATATCACTATCATGGCGAACAATATGACTAGCGTGTTGTCGAATCTCTTGATCAACTGAACAGGATCGGCGATCGCCTCGCCGTAGATGATCACGGTCGCGCTCGTAACCGCCACGCCGATAAAAGCGAACGCCGTCATCGTCAACGGCAATCCAAGTGCCTGACCCAGCATCTGCGAACGCTGCGATTTTGCATATCGCGTAAAATCAGGGATGTTTAGACTTAGCGTCGCCCAATAGCCGACCGACGCTGTCAAAGCCGCGGGAAAGATCGACCAGAGGTTTGCATGCTCTTTCTGTAATACTGATGTGCCCGCAAGCACATTTCCCAAGCCGCCCGCAGCCGAAGACGCCCAAACGAGCAGCACCAAACCGCCGAGCAGCAGCAGCGGTGCCGCCCAGGATTCGAGATGTCTGATTCCCTCGATGCCGCGAAGAATGATCACGACCTGAATGCCCCAGAACAAGAAGAACGACAGCCACGTATGCAGCGGATTTCCCGCGATCATCGCGTCGATTCCTGCCCAGCCGCTCCAAACGGCCGTCAGCAATGCATCTATCGCCGTTCCGCCGATCCACGTCTGAATACCGAACCACCCGCACGCGACGATCGCCCGAAGTATCGCCGGAATATTCGCTCCCTTCGTCCCGAACGACGCACGAAGCAGCACGGGAAACGAGATACCGTACTTCGTCCCGGCGTGCGCATTCAAAACCATCGGGATCAGCACGATGCAGTTGCCGAGCAGTATCGTCAGCATCGCCTGCCACCACGTCATCCCTTGGGCGATGAAACCGCCGCCGAGCATATACGTCGTGATCACGACGCTCATCCCGATCCATAACGCCGCGATGTTCCACGTCGTCCATGTCCGCTGCTCGACGCCGGTCGGAGCCAGATCCTGATTCCACAATGGCGAGGCGGAAACGTCTTCGGTCAGTTCGACAAATTCTCTATTTTCATCGTTCATTCAAACTCGCCTCCATTCGCACAAAGCACTAAACTCTAAACCCTATTCAGGGATCCCGACTCGTTTGACCAATTCCTTAAATCGCGGGTCGTCTCGCACGAAGTCCCATCTAAAATTTACTTTGAGGCCAAGAACCGACATTGAACGCTCATCGTATGATTTGTTCAAATATTCGATCGTCTTATCTTTGTCTTTGAGAGACGCGTAAGTTTCGGCAAATCTGATCGCGGACACATATTCGTTTTTGTCTTTTGCCTGTTGGTCATTTAGAGATTTGATTGTGCCTGTTGCACGTATTTTTACGATACCGTCCCAACCGACTTTTTCGTAAAGGTCTTTCGCCTCCTGAATTTCTTCGGGTTTGGCCCCGGCTGCCTCCCCCAAAAGGATGTATTCTTCGAAAGCTTCTGCATATTTGCCTTGAGCCACATAAATTTCACTGTTGAAAAAATGAAAAGTCGTCTCATCGGGAAATAGCTCATTGACCTTCTTATTTTGCAAAAGTGCTTCGTCAAATCGCTTGGATTCTTGCAAAACTGTTACCATTTGCCGGTTAATGATCATCGAAAACGGGTCGAGTTCAAGGGCTTTTGACATTTCTCTGATCGCTTCGTCCGGCCTGCCGCTGAGAGACAATAACTCGCCGTACCATTGACGAGCCGTGGCATATTTCGGATCAAGTTCGATCGCCCTTTTGTAGGCTTTTTCGGCACCCGGAAAATTGTAGTCTCCGTAAAGCAGAATTTGACCAAGCGAAGCGTGGGCTTCCGCCAGATTCGGGTCAAGTTCGAGAGCCTTGAGTGCCGCTTGCTTGGCTTGCGGCATATAATCTTTTGGTCTGAAATCGCCGTATGCGGGGATCAAAGCATACGTATCGGCTAATCCGGTGTAGGCAAGAGCGTAGTTCGGGTCTTTTTCGATAGATTGCTTGAAAAACAAGATCGCCTTTTCAAATTCAGTTACGTTTCGTTTGTTCCAATGGTAACGGCCTTGCAGGTAAAGCTGATAGGCTTCGTTGTTGTCGGTGTATTTCTTCGCCAGCTTTTGCTCGCTTTCGCCCGACAGTTTTAGCTGCAGTTTGCTCACGATCTCGGTGACGATCTCGCGTTGAGTGGTCAATAATTCCGAAAGTTTCCGTTCATACTGCTCGCCCCACAGCGATTTGTTGGTGCGGGCATCCACGAGCTCGACCGTGATGTTCAAATTGTCGCCCCGCTTGGTAAGGCGTCCGGTCATGACCGCATCTGCGCCAAGTTCGGAGGCGATCTTGGCAATATCGGTCGATGCTCCTTTGTAACGCATCACCGAACTCGTCGGGCTGACCCTCAGATCGGCGATCTGCGTCAGCCGAAAGATCACCGATTCCGCCAAACCGTCCGACAAATAATCCGTGTCCGCATCCGAATTCCTATTCTCAAACGGCATCACCGCGATGGAATTGATCTGTGTCGAACCGAACGGCCCATAATATCGATAGCCGACATAGCCGGCAACGGTTATCAAAACCGCCAGCAATGGTGCTGCGATCAACCGCTTATCAAATCCGCGAGGCTTAGAGACAATATCACCCGTCCTGCTCGGCAAGACGGCTGACTGCTCGGTAGTGTGTATCTGCGCGCGGGTCGGAGCTTCGCCCGGTGCAGCGGTGTCGTGAAGGATCGCGGTCTGCGGCCCGTCGCCAGAAGACAAAGCCCCAGTCCCTGCCGCTCCCGGTTCTGACAAGATCGCCGTCTGCGGCTGGTCCGGCGACAAGCGGACAGGAGTGTCCGGGCTCCGCGGGCCTTCGAGCAGCGCATTTCCATCGTCGAGACAATACAGCAGAGTGTCGTCGTAATAGTCCCGTCTGCATTCTGGGCATCGTTTCATAGGGTTGGGCCGGAACCGAAAGCTAAAGAAATTCTGCGACAGTATAAACGATAATGCGCATTACAGCTATGATTTTTCCGCACCGCCTGCCATCCATTGATCCATCTATCTGAGCGTGTCGCTGACCGCATCCTTGCGATGCCGGAATTCTTTTGTAAACATAGACAGTATGGCAGCAACGGAAACGACGCAGATACCTTTGGGATTTAGGGCGCCGGGATTTACGCTCCCCGATGCGGTTTCGGGTCGCGAGATGTCTTTGAACGAGTTAAAAGGCGAGCACGCGACCGTCGTAATGTTCATCTGCAACCATTGTCCGTTCGTGAAACACATCAACGCCGAGCTTGTGCGGCTGGCGAATGACTACATGCCGAAGGGCGTGTCTTTTATCGCGATCAACTCTAACGACGTAGAGAATTATCCAGAAGATTCGCCTGAGAATATGAAAATGTGGGCGGAAAGGCTGGGCTACCCGTTCCCTTATCTATTTGATGAGACGCAGGACGTTGCCCGAGCCTATCACGCGGCCTGCACACCGGATCTCAGCATTTTTGATAAAGATCTGCTGTGCGTTTACCGCGGCCAACTGGACGGATCGCGGCCCGGCAACAGCGTCCCCAACGACGGTCGCGACATCCGCGCCGCCCTCGACAACATACTCGCGGGTGAACCCGTCAGCGACGCCCAAACACCGAGTATCGGCTGCAACATCAAGTGGAAACCGTAAGAACACCGTATCGGACACTATTGAGGCAATCCGATCTTTGCTAGAAGCTCTTTATAACGCGGATCATCTCTTATGACATCGTAAAATCCCGAGGTCTTGATGGTGACAAGGTGCGGGTCGCGGGATTCGTAGGCCTTGTAAAGGTATTCGATCGCCTTTTCTTTGTTTTTGGTCGCGGCATACGCATATGCAAGGCTCTCGTTATCGAAATAGAGCGGCTCATCTGCCTCAGTGACGGCCTTCTGCAATGTAAGCAGTGTCGCCAAATATTCCATCCAAAAGCCTTGCCAACCCTTTAGTTTATAAGCGTTTTCGTAACGGCGTATCTCGTAATTCTTGCGTCCGTCCAACCTCAGACCGGTCAAATACTGCTCTATCGCCTCAGGATACATTCCCTTTGCGGCATAAGCCTCGCCAAGATTGAATCTAACGACGGGGCTTTCGGGATGAAGTTCGACCGTTCTATTCAATTGGTCTATCGCCTCGTCATGACGGCCGGCGAACCCGAGAATATTCCCTTTCATTCTGTTGATCACCAGCGAGAACGGATCGAGTTCAGCGGCGGCCGAGATAGCTGCCACCGCCTCTTCAGTTCGGCCTCGAAAGGCAAGATGTTCGGCATACCACTGATGGGCGGTCGCGTAATTCGGACGCGAGGAAAGAGCGGCTCGATAGTGTTCCTCGGCGCGATCCCAATCATAGTCGTAGGTAGTCGTAATGTATCCCAGAGATGCATGAGCCTCAGCCAATTCTCCGTCCAGTTCCAACGCCTTGAGCGCCGCCTGTTTTGCTTTGGGTATGTACTCTGTCGGCCGATAATCACCGTACAGCGGCATCAACGCGTAAGTGTCCGCAGTGCCTGTGTAGGCAAGCGCATAGGACGGATCTTTCTCAACAGCACGGCTAAAATAACGCAAAGCCTTTTCAAAATCGCGAACGGTTCGCTTGTTCCAATGAAAACGACCCTTTAGATATAGCTGCTCAGCTTCCGAATTTGTTGAATAATTCTGTGCGACCCTAGATCGGTCCTCCGTCGAAAGGGCCGGACGAAGGCGTTCGGACACATCTCTGGCGATGTCCCTCTGCAGAAGGATCAAGTCGCCTATCTTTCGTGAATATTCCGCTGACCAAAGCAGATCTTGGGACGACGAATCAACCATTTCGAGCGTGATCTTGAGGTCATCACCGGCTTGCGCAAGCCGCCCAAGCAAAACTGCGTCCACATTCAACTCGGAGCCGATCGTCTTTGGTGAGACGTCCTTGCCTTTGAATGAAAAGACAGAGCTTCTCGCCTTGATAGATAGATCGGGTATCGTAGAGAGGCTGCGAATGAGATTTTCCGTCATGCCGTCCGCGAGATACTCGTATTCGACGTCGCCGCTGAGATTTTCGATGGGCATCACCGCAATCGATGCGATCTGCTCTGTCTTAGAAAAATAACTGTATCCGATGAAACCGCCTACCGAGAGCAAGACAGCCAACAGTGAACCTAACGCAAGTGTCGGCAACCGCCTCGCTCTTGATTTT
This sequence is a window from Acidobacteriota bacterium. Protein-coding genes within it:
- a CDS encoding tetratricopeptide repeat protein, yielding MKRCPECRRDYYDDTLLYCLDDGNALLEGPRSPDTPVRLSPDQPQTAILSEPGAAGTGALSSGDGPQTAILHDTAAPGEAPTRAQIHTTEQSAVLPSRTGDIVSKPRGFDKRLIAAPLLAVLITVAGYVGYRYYGPFGSTQINSIAVMPFENRNSDADTDYLSDGLAESVIFRLTQIADLRVSPTSSVMRYKGASTDIAKIASELGADAVMTGRLTKRGDNLNITVELVDARTNKSLWGEQYERKLSELLTTQREIVTEIVSKLQLKLSGESEQKLAKKYTDNNEAYQLYLQGRYHWNKRNVTEFEKAILFFKQSIEKDPNYALAYTGLADTYALIPAYGDFRPKDYMPQAKQAALKALELDPNLAEAHASLGQILLYGDYNFPGAEKAYKRAIELDPKYATARQWYGELLSLSGRPDEAIREMSKALELDPFSMIINRQMVTVLQESKRFDEALLQNKKVNELFPDETTFHFFNSEIYVAQGKYAEAFEEYILLGEAAGAKPEEIQEAKDLYEKVGWDGIVKIRATGTIKSLNDQQAKDKNEYVSAIRFAETYASLKDKDKTIEYLNKSYDERSMSVLGLKVNFRWDFVRDDPRFKELVKRVGIPE
- a CDS encoding thioredoxin family protein, encoding MAATETTQIPLGFRAPGFTLPDAVSGREMSLNELKGEHATVVMFICNHCPFVKHINAELVRLANDYMPKGVSFIAINSNDVENYPEDSPENMKMWAERLGYPFPYLFDETQDVARAYHAACTPDLSIFDKDLLCVYRGQLDGSRPGNSVPNDGRDIRAALDNILAGEPVSDAQTPSIGCNIKWKP
- a CDS encoding protein kinase, which codes for MDSDRLKTIEEIFHTALETPPSGRAALLDAQCGDDDELRKEIESLLSFESAEEHFLDSAPGALAAEVLASQRTPKDLIGNNILHYKITRLLGIGGMGEVYLAEDTRLGRKVALKFLPEAFSDDLGRMDRFVREARSASGLNHPNIITIHEIGESNGKRFIATEYIDGRTLTELISSRELSTEAVLDIAIQLASALEEAHSAGIVHRDIKPDNIMVRPNGLVKVLDFGVAKLMEGPEISTRRSSYEPQAAGMTQAGLVIGTADYMSPEQARGGAIDSRSDIFSFGAVFYEMLCGRKAFSGENAAETVDAILHRDPVPLSDRVPKLPAPITAIVRRCLARSADDRYQRISDVLQELRSAKRAIDREDTDPARHTANMPAAKTLEGLPAFGKSRARRLPTLALGSLLAVLLSVGGFIGYSYFSKTEQIASIAVMPIENLSGDVEYEYLADGMTENLIRSLSTIPDLSIKARSSVFSFKGKDVSPKTIGSELNVDAVLLGRLAQAGDDLKITLEMVDSSSQDLLWSAEYSRKIGDLILLQRDIARDVSERLRPALSTEDRSRVAQNYSTNSEAEQLYLKGRFHWNKRTVRDFEKALRYFSRAVEKDPSYALAYTGTADTYALMPLYGDYRPTEYIPKAKQAALKALELDGELAEAHASLGYITTTYDYDWDRAEEHYRAALSSRPNYATAHQWYAEHLAFRGRTEEAVAAISAAAELDPFSLVINRMKGNILGFAGRHDEAIDQLNRTVELHPESPVVRFNLGEAYAAKGMYPEAIEQYLTGLRLDGRKNYEIRRYENAYKLKGWQGFWMEYLATLLTLQKAVTEADEPLYFDNESLAYAYAATKNKEKAIEYLYKAYESRDPHLVTIKTSGFYDVIRDDPRYKELLAKIGLPQ